The following nucleotide sequence is from Coffea eugenioides isolate CCC68of chromosome 3, Ceug_1.0, whole genome shotgun sequence.
GTCTTCTCCTGATCCTCCTCATCCAGGGCTATTTGATGGTACCCCTTGAAGGCGTCCAAGAAACAGAAGATCTCATAGCCAGCTGTTGAGTCCACGAGCTGGTCAATCCGTGGGAGTGGGTAACAGTCCTTCGGGCAAGCCTTATTTAAGTCAGTGAAATCCACACACATCTTCCAAACTTTCTCCTCCTTCTTGACCAGCACCGGGTTGGCTAGCCAGGTCGGATAGTAGACTTCCTTAACGATCTTAGCCTCCAGCAACTTACCCACCTCGTTCTTGACGACCTCCTTTCGCTCAGGAGCGAAGttcctcttcttctgcttcacAGGTCGGACGTTGGGGTCCACATGTAGCCTATGGACTGCCAGCTCGGTGGGGATTCCTGGCAGGTCATCAGCACTCCAAGCAAAAATCTCAGCGTATTCCTCCAAGAGAGATTCCAAAGAACTCCTGATCAGCTCGCCTAGGCCGGTGCCGACCCTCACTGTGCGCTCAGGTCGGTCGGGCTGGACGGGCAGCTCGGCTAACCCCTCGTTTGTCTCCAATCTTTCCCCTTTCTCCATGGGCTCCCAGGACTCTAAACAAACTGTCTGAGCTATCAATTTCTCTTTGCCCTTGAGGGTGGCAATATAACACGCCCTTGCCTCCTCCGGATCTCCCAGCACCTCAGCCACCCCAGCAGGAGTAGGAAACTTCATACTGAGGTACAAGGTGGAGCAAATAGCTCGGAGGGCATTCAGTGTGGGCCGCCCCAGAATCATATTGTAGGACGACGGCTCCTTAACCACCGCGAAGTTTACCGGGACCGTTCGGCAGTTCGGGGACACCCCCACCGTAACCATGAGAGTGATCATTCCTTCCGGCCTCACGGGAGGACCTGCAAAACCGATCAACGGAGTTCGAACCGGTACGAGCTGTCTATCCTCCAGCTGTAGCTCCTTAAAGGTCTTGTAATACAGCACGTCTATGGCACTTCCTTTGTCTATGTATACATTCTTCACCTTGAAATTACAGGTGATGACTTCTATCACAATGGCTCCATGGTTATTAGAGGCCAGAGGGACTTCGTCTTCAGGTCCATAGATTATTTCCTCATACATCTTCAATCGCTTGGCCGAGCTCTCCCCCGTGGAAGGGGGGCGATCTGTGCCGCCGAGCTGTATGGCTTATCCCCGCCAGCAGGTTCCTCCGGAATAGTGTTAATCACCCCCGCCAATTCTGTGTTTTCCTGCTCGGGGAGTCCGGCCACGAGGCTCCTGAGTCGGTCCCGGAGGTAGCCCGGACGTTTTCGACTTTGGGTCTTCTTCGTTGTCTGCGTCAGATCGTTCCCTCTCGTATGAACTGGCCAGATGGCCTCGTTTGATCAGTTTTCAAATGTCTTTCTTGGAGGTGACGGCAGTTTCCTCTGTATCGTGCCCCACATCTCGAGATAAGCGCAAATAACAGACTTGGTTCCGTCTGCCTTTTGTCCCCGGCCAAAGACCGAGGAAGGGTGGGAGAGCCCCTCTGTTCCTTGACTGCGAGCACTCGAGCTCGGTCCGTGAGGCTAGTCCAGGACTTGTTCTCCTCCCATTGGGCGGCTCCTTGGGGAGGCGGTCATAAGCGCTCTTCCTTCCCTGGCCACGGCCGTGCATCCACCTGGTCGGCGCCCCTCCTGCGCTTGTCATCCAATCATCTTCTCTTGTGCACTCTTTTAAGGCGATTGGCTTCCTCCGCGTTGGCCTTCTCATGGGCTCGGTCTAGGCATTGCCGAACCTGACTTGGGGGTCTCTCCACCACTCGCGTGTAAAGCTTTTGCTTGCGCAGCCCATTGATTGAAGGCGTCATGACCACCTTGTCGTCGCGATCTCGAACCTGAAGGGATCGTTATTGCAAGCGCACCATGGTACTCGCGCAAGGACTCCTCTGGCTTCTTGTTGGATAGTCATGAGGTGAGCGGTGTTTTAGAGTAAGCTCGTGCATTGAAGAGGAGAAACGAACTGCGCTGAGAACAGTCGTGCCGAGCTGGGTAAAAGACCGGACGACCTGGGGGAAGTCCCTGGAACCACTGCCGCGGCCCTTCCCTCTAGGAACATCAGGCAGGTCTTGCACCTGACCGCATCCGCCGGGGACCCGTTGTAGGCCGCATCTGCGTCATGAACACGACAGGTGGTCTTCCGGGATCGTAGTTGCGTCGCTAAGATTTCATGTTTGCGAATTTTTGAACTTTGTGCGGCAGTTGGTAGTCCTCAAATCGACCTGTGAAGGCGGGAAGCAATGTGCCTGGTCCGCCTCAGTCCAAGCAGTAGCGTCAGCTCGGTCCTGCCACCTGTTGTCGCTCCTTCAGGGGGGAGAGCCCTCCGGACGGGCTCCTGGTGTTTCAGTTCGGCGATGTTTCTTGTGCGATGTTCTACGACCTCGACCTGCTCACGCGTGAGTTCCCGCACGCCCGCTTGGCCCCGGGCTCGGGACTCCCGGTTCGGGACTCTGACAGGTCGGCTTCCTGGACCTTAGGTTCTTTATTCAGACGACCCTCCGACTGCCCTTTGAGGTAGTTCATGATAGCCTCAAAGGTGGGCAGGTTTTCCGCCACCGTCTGAACCAGCTGTTCAGGTGGGATTCGTGAGGGCCCCGCCCCTCCTTCTCCAGGTGTTGGACCTCGAGAGGAGTTTTGGGGGCCACTTCGCTCGGTCCCCTTGGATCCGCCAGCGTTCCTCTGCGACCTAGTCTTCGGCATGTTTTTCGCGAAAAAAGAGAATACGttttcccacagacggcgccaattgttGCGACTGCCAAAAACCAGATCCGAGCTGAACTGTAGTGAGCCGAGCTGTCCGGGCGTGGCCGACCGGAGGGCGGATCAAGCTGAGGGTCCTGAAAAGAGAGAACGGAGACGGGACTGTAGTCCCCGGAATAGCTCCGACGGCCAAGTCAGTAGAGCTTCAGAATAGGGTAGTAGTAGAGAATACTTATGTGTGCGTACCTTACGTAGTCTTGATAATGTAGTATATATAAGACCAGCTGAGTTTCAGTTTCCTTATGGGAGTCAAAGTCCCCTTAGGGTTCGGGGTCTTCCTAGGGTTTTATGCGGCGGCCCCTAAATGTTCGGAGACGGCGGCCCATCAAGCCCACCACAAGAGGGCACTGACACGGCCGAGCTGGCTCCCTCATGCCGAGCTGGCCCGTGCCAGCCTCGAGGTATCTACCGCCGACCTGCTGCGTGCAGTCTGCCGATCTGACACGTGTCATACGTGGATTTGCCCCACTACACCACCCATCCGAAAGCAACATCGGGGAACTTTTTTGGGAGTCCTTGAAATTACAATTTCATCCTCCGTATGTTTGATTTAATTTGGTTAAAGCAATGATTTTGCGAGATATGACAATTCTGGAGTCAATTTTGTGGACTTCGTATGCAAATATTCCCAACAGATGGATGTTATAGTTTAGATCCCAAAATATCTTGGTTTGAAATTTAAGAATGAAAGTGAAAATTGGAGTATAGATAAAAGATGCAAAGTGGAAAGTGGAATATAGTTAAAGGGTGCAAATTAAAATCTATGCTTTTACAGTTACTAGTAACAACTCATGTGTTTTACACGTGAATGTATTTTCCCAATATATAAAATCTTTaatatactaaatttctaagtAAAACTTTGATTATTGGCATAATATAATCTAAGAAATTATATAATAAACAAAATCTAGCAATTTGTAATTCTACAAAACGTTTATCGTATACAAAGTGATCAAAAGTTTATTGTGCATTCTACAATTAGAAAAACTCTAATGATGGAAAATTATCACATTTAAGCTAAATTGTTGGTATAATATTGACTAAAAAACGATATAATAAACAAAATTGAGTAATTGCTAGTAGTACAAAAAGTTTATTCTATACATAATGATTAAAGTTTATTGTGCATTTTACAATTACAAAACTTTGAAAATGGAATATTATCATATCTAAATTAAGTTGTTGCATATTTTACTTGGATTGTGACAGTACGAAGATGAAATTTTCTATAATATGTCAAACCAATGCATACAACAAAATCTGAGCAAAATATATGCTAAAATGCTCTCATTTAGATACAATAAATTTTTATCAAGCTGTTGCATATTTTACTTGGATTGTGACAGTAAGAAGATGAAATTTTCTATAATATGTCAAACCAATGCATACAACAAAATCTGAGCAAAATATATGCTAAAATGCTCTCATTTAGATACAataaatttttatcaaatttagtaGTTGTAAACCTTTTTTGTtatattttaataataattGATAAACTTTTTCTGGAGTTTTCTAAATCAATATGACATAATATAGTGAATTTAATCATCAATTTAACCCTTTGTCTTCTTAATAACTATTTataatcttttgttttcttattAATTATGATTTTCTTCTAAACCAATACGTACACAAAAGATATTTAGCTTTAATTATCACACAGAACAATATGATAATTGGACATAATTTTGACACATACAATAATTGGAGATGAGGAAATGATATGTGAATATAGTTGTAAATGGgcagtttttaattttaattacaaatatttTTGAGATGTAATTTATTAaagctttttatttttcttattagttTCATGATTGAGATGCAATAACTCTAATTAAAAGACATAATAGTAATTTAAGGGCAATaaaaattaatatcaaaatatgATTACACTCTTATACTCCATATTACCAAGACTCTATACTTTTTATATAGGAATGATAATAACATTGATGAATGACAAACGAGGCAAGTATGGGACCCAAGAGTCCTCCCAATTCAGGGCACCGTCGTCCAAAATTTCCGCCCCTCTTGCCCCACATCCCTCGTCACCTTTTCCCCTGCCGTACCCTCTTAATCCCATGGGTGGCCACaacctttcttttttccttttttttgtactttactttatatatgtatatgacaCTAATAATAACTTTACTAAtcattatttgaaatttttaatcataatttataataaaatgaagtttaaaaattattttgatcttttgaattCGTTTATCCATATATCACTGCACATAGAATACAAAGTAATtaccatttatttttttataaattacATGCCATACATAAAACAAAGATTAAGTTAACTAACATAACAAAATTGTTTTACCANNNNNNNNNNNNNNNNNNNNNNNNNNNNNNNNNNNNNNNNNNNNNNNNNNNNNNNNNNNNNNNNNNNNNNNNNNNNNNNNNNNNNNNNNNNNNNNNNNNNNNNNNNNNNNNNNNNNNNNNNNNNNNNNNNNNNNNNNNNNNNNNNNNNNNNNNNNNNNNNNNNNNNNNNNNNNNNNNNNNNNNNNNNNNNNNNNNNNNNNNNNNNNNNNNNNNNNNNNNNNNNNNNNNNNNNNNNNNNNNNNNNNNNNNNNNNNNNNNNNNNNNNNNNNNNNNNNNNNNNNNNNNNNNNNNNNNNNNNNNNNNNNNNNNNNNNNNNNNNNNNNNNNNNNNNNNNNNNNNNNNNNNNNNNNNNNNNNNNNNNNNNNNNNNNNNNNNNNNNNNNNNNNNNNNNNNNNNNNNNNNNNNNNNNNNNNNNNNNNNNNNNNNNNNNNNNNNNNNNNNNNNNNNNNNNNNNNNNNNNNNNNNNNNNNNNNNNNNNNNNNNNNNNNNNNNNNNNNNNNNNNNNNNNNNNNNNNNNNNNNNNNNNNNNNNNNNNNNNNNNNNNNNNNNNNNNNNNNNNNNNNNNNNNNNNNNNNNNNNNNNNNNNNNNNNNNNNNNNNNNNNNNNNNNNNNNNNNNNNNNNNNNNNNNNNNNNNNNNNNNNNNNNNNNNNNNNNNNNNNNNNNNNNNNNNNNNNNNNNNNNNNNNNNNNNNNNNNNNNNNNNNNNNNNNNNNNNNNNNNNNNNNNNNNNNNNNNNNNNNNNNNNNNNNNNNNNNNNNNNNNNNNNNNNNNNNNNNNNNNNNNNNNNNNNNNNNNNNNNNNNNNNNNNNNNNNNNNNNNNNNNNNNNNNNNNNNNNNNNNNNNNNNNNNNNNNNNNNNNNNNNNNNNNNNNNNNNNNNNNNNNNNNNNNNNNNNNNNNNNNNNNNNNNNNNNNNNNNNNNNNNNNNNNNNNNNNNNNNNNNNNNNNNNNNNNNNNNNNNNNNNNNNNNNNNNNNNNNNNNNNNNNNNNNNNNNNNNNNNNNNNNNNNNNNNNNNNNNNNNNNNNNNNNNNNNNNNNNNNNNNNNNNNNNNNNNNNNNNNNNNNNNNNNNNNNNNNNNNNNNNNNNNNNNNNNNNNNNNNNNNNNNNNNNNNNNNNNNNNNNNNNNNNNNNNNNNNNNNNNNNNNNNNNNNNNNNNNNNNNNNNNNNNNNNNNNNNNNNNNNNNNNNNNNNNNNNNNNNNNNNNNNNNNNNNNNNNNNNNNNNNNNNNNNNNNNNNNNNNNNNNNNNNNNNNNNNNNNNNNNNNNNNNNNNNNNNNNNNNNNNNNNNNNNNNNNNNNNNNNNNNNNNNNNNNNNNNNNNNNNNNNNNNNNNNNNNNNNNNNNNNNNNNNNNNNNNNNNNNNNNNNNNNNNNNNNNNNNNNNNNNNNNNNNNNNNNNNNNNNNNNNNNNNNNNNNNNNNNNNNNNNNNNNNNNNNNNNNNNNNNNNNNNNNNNNNNNNNNNNNNNNNNNNNNNNNNNNNNNNNNNNNNNNNNNNNNNNNNNNNNNNNNNNNNNNNNNNNNNNNNNNNNNNNNNNNNNNNNNNNNNNNNNNNNNNNNNNNNNNNNNNNNNNNNNNNNNNNNNNNNNNNNNNNNNNNNNNNNNNNNNNNNNNNNNNNNNNNNNNNNNNNNNNNNNNNNNNNNNNNNNNNNNNNNNNNNNNNNNNNNNNNNNNNNNNNNNNNNNNNNNNNNNNNNNNNNNNNNNNNNNNNNNNNNNNNNNNNNNNNNNNNNNNNNNNNNNNNNNNNNNNNNNNNNNNNNNNNNNNNNNNNNNNNNNNNNNNNNNNNNNNNNNNNNNNNNNNNNNNNNNNNNNNNNNNNNNNNNNNNNNNNNNNNNNNNNNNNNNNNNNNNNNNNNNNNNNNNNNNNNNNNNNNNNNNNNNNNNNNNNNNNNNNNN
It contains:
- the LOC113766693 gene encoding uncharacterized protein LOC113766693; this translates as MYEEIIYGPEDEVPLASNNHGAIVIEVITCNFKVKNVYIDKGSAIDVLYYKTFKELQLEDRQLVPVRTPLIGFAGPPVRPEGMITLMVTVGVSPNCRTVPVNFAVVKEPSSYNMILGRPTLNALRAICSTLYLSMKFPTPAGVAEVLGDPEEARACYIATLKGKEKLIAQTVCLESWEPMEKGERLETNEGLAELPVQPDRPERTVRVGTGLGELIRSSLESLLEEYAEIFAWSADDLPGIPTELAVHRLHVDPNVRPVKQKKRNFAPERKEVVKNEVGKLLEAKIVKEVYYPTWLANPVLVKKEEKVWKMCVDFTDLNKACPKDCYPLPRIDQLVDSTAGYEIFCFLDAFKGYHQIALDEEDQEKTSFITEDGTYCYVTMPFGLKNAGATYQRLVSKLFKN